One segment of Setaria viridis chromosome 4, Setaria_viridis_v4.0, whole genome shotgun sequence DNA contains the following:
- the LOC117853032 gene encoding uncharacterized protein codes for MSSPGRQPAAASPPPTQLMDRRSSSGGAGAAEADPERIPAAVFERDDPSESNKDWSMMSTESVFGLQVAPSSDFTGFFLAHPELMDIATPPRSSTVATPPRTSAADDADDDDAKAPVISPPFDSIPELPDNTMKGNYSFAFPNLIEDRRNFSKKAAPQEEEQPAAAAPTLPAEAAPAPAQEEAQAQRQASSKPEEAPKPASGKGGLFSCFPCC; via the exons atgtcgTCGCCCGGGCGCCAGCCggcggccgcctcgccgcctccgacgcaGCTGATGGACCGGCGCTCGTCatcgggcggcgccggggcggcggaggccgacCCGGAGCGGATCCCCGCGGCGGTGTTCGAGCGGGACGACCCGTCGGAGTCGAACAAGGACTGGAGCATGATGTCCACGGAGTCGGTGTTCGGGCTCCAGGTCGCGCCGTCCAGCGACTTCACCGGCTTCTTCCTGGCGCACCCGGAGCTCATGGACATCGCCACGCCGCCGCGATCCAGCACGgtcgccacgccgccgcgcaccagcgcggccgacgacgccgacgacgacgacgccaaggCCCCCGTCATCTCGCCGCCCTTCGACAGCATCCCGGAGCTCCCCGATAACACCATGAAGGGCAACTACTCCTTCGCCTTCCCAAA CTTGATAGAGGACCGGAGGAACTTCTCCAAGAAGGCGGCtccgcaggaggaggagcagccggcggcagcggcgccgacATTGCCGGCTGAGGCGGCGCCAGCACCGGCACAAGAGGAAGCGCAGGCGCAGAGGCAGGCGAGCAGCAAACCGGAGGAAGCTCCGAAGCCGGCATCAGGAAAGGGCGGCTTGTTCTCGTGCTTCCCCTGCTGCTGA
- the LOC117853031 gene encoding uncharacterized protein — translation MATDPTPPTATAAASAPRYSLPPVRLPAEDILFCVDVDLEASAEMKSAAASAPSPGSTSTASPQPQPPAGAGGARPAVRRMDAVRQALLLFVHSKLTMCPDHRFAFASLGETVSMVKKDFSSDVGSAMEAIHSLSASESRYATADLTQLFKIACQEGKMAESQGRLLRVVLIYCRSSTKPHHQWPVKPKNFTLDIIYLHDKPTADNCPQKVYDALVDALEHVSQYEGYILETGQGLARVLFRQMCILLSHPLQRCIQDDLDIPKQVAKKTPAIEAVQNEDGAPVSSQQ, via the exons ATGGCGACGGACCCCACGCCACccaccgcgacggcggcggcgtcggcgccgcgcTACTCGCTGCCGCCGGTCCGCCTCCCCGCGGAGGACATCCTCTTCTGCGTCGACGTCGACCTCGAGGCGAGCGCCGAGATgaagtccgccgccgcctccgcgccgtcccccggctccacctccaccgcgtcgccgcagccgcagccgcccgcGGGTGCCGGGGGCGCCCGGCCCGCGGTGAGGCGGATGGACGCGGTCAGGCAGGCGCTGCTGCTCTTCGTCCACAGCAAGCTCACCATGTGCCCCGACCACCGCTTCGCCTTCGCCTCCCTCGGCGAGACCGTCTCCATG GTTAAGAAGGACTTCAGCAGTGATGTTGGTTCTGCAATGGAGGCAATCCATTCCTTGTCTGCTTCAGAATCAAGATATGCAACAGCTGATCTCACACAGCTCTTCAAGATAGCTTGCCAGGAAGGGAAAATGGCAGAATCGCAAGGCCGGCTTCTCAGGGTG GTACTCATCTACTGCCGTTCCTCTACTAAGCCTCACCATCAGTGGCCTGTAAAACCAAAGAATTTCACCCTGGACATAATCTATCTCCATGACAAGCCAACTGCTGATAACTGTCCACAGAAAGTATATGATGCCTTGGTTGATGCTCTTGAGCATGTCAGCCAGTATGAGGGGTACATTCTCGAGACTGGTCAAGGGCTTGCTCGCGTTCTCTTTCGTCAGATGTGCATTCTTCTGTCCCATCCTTTGCAACGTTGCATCCAAGATGACCTTGATATTCCCAAACAAGTTGCAAAGAAAACTCCAGCAATTGAAGCTGTGCAGAATGAAGATGGAGCGCCAGTCTCCAGCCAGCAGTAA